The Polyangia bacterium DNA window GCCCTCCTCGACGTGCACGGAGAAATAGGCGCCGGCGGTCGGATCCAGCGGACGATTGCGCAGATCCAGCTGCGCGAACTCTTCGAAATACGCCAGGCGGTACGGATTTCTGAAACCGAAAAATTGTTCGCTGGCGCCACCGAAGACGTCCTGGTCGACGTTGAAGAAGGTCAGGTACTGCAGGTTCCACGACGCCCCCGCCAGCAACCGATGCCGCCACAACGTCTGGCTTCCGCCCAGCTGGCCGCGCGGGCCGTAATATTGATAGCCCTCGGCGATCCCCAGGTCGTAGCCGGCCAGGGCGTGCAACGTGGCGGTGGTCCCGAAGGCATCGGGCTGGGTCAGCTCGATGTCGTTCTCGGCGGCAAAGCCATTGCGCTGGATGTCCGTCACCGACGGAATCACCACGTAGGCAGGCAGCGAGCGCAGGCGCAGCTGGCGCAACCCACCCAGGAAATTGCTGATCGTCCACTCGGCGCGCAGCCGCGCCTCCTCGCGCGCGCGATCGACGCCCAACCCCGTGCCGAGGCGCAGCTCGCGCAGCGGACCGGGCTTGACCCGCACCACCACGTCGGCCACGTCGGTCGGTTCGGGCGGCAGATCGATCCGCACCGACGAGAAGACACCCAGGTGATAAAGACCGCCCTGCGTGGTGGCGAGATCGGCGGGATCGTACAGATCGCCCTCTTTCCAGGCCACCCGGCGCATCAACTTCCAGGTCGGAATGCGGCCGTTGCCCTCGATGCGCGTGCGGCCAAACCGCACCAGCGGTCCCGGCCGATCGTCGAAGGCGATGTCGGCGGCGTGGCGATCGCGGTCGACGTTGACCTGGCCGCTGACCGAACCGTACGCGTAGCCAGCCGCCTTCGTCTTCTCGTCCACCGCCTGTTTCACCGCGCTGTACGCCGGATAGTCGAACCGGTGCCCGGGTTCGACCTTCCAGCTGTCGGCCTCCTTGCGCGCCCGCGGCTGCTGCGCGGCGGGAAACCCTTGCCAGCGGACGGCGGCGATCTCGGTGGGTGAATTTTCCTGCACGGTGATCACCACGTCGACCGCGTCTCCTTTTCTGCCGTGCGGGTTGACAGCATGGCTGACCACGCGCGCGTCGAAGTACCCGCGGTCGGCGTAGAAAGCCGTCACCCGTTTCAGATCCAGATCGAACGCCGCCTGATCGAACCATTTTTTGCTGGCGAATGGCCACCATCCGGTCTTCTGTGTCGCCAGCTTGTCGGTGACGTCGGCGCCAGAGAGGGCGTGATTGCCTTCGATGCGCAGGTCATGAACCCAGGTGCCTGTTCCGGTCGAATATCGATCGTGCGCGCAGGCCACCTCGACGACCGCCAGCACCGCCGCCAAAAAAAATTGCCGTCTCGGGTCCGCCGTCACCACCTGTCGCTGCCCGCGATAGAAAAATGACGGCCTGGAACCGCACGGATCCCAAGCCGCCAGCAGCACATTAAGACAGTCAAGGCGACGAACGCGCCCTAGTGTCGCGGGTTGTCGATGTCCAGGTCGTCGATGTCACCACTGGTGGAAGGCGACGATGGCTGGCTGCTGGGGCCAGCGTTCTTGCCTCGATTCGGCTGCTCTTCGGACTGCTCACGACGGCCGCTCGACGACTTGCCCGGCTGGCCCATGTTTCCATGCTGACGATTGCCCGAGTTTCCTTGATTCTGTTTCTGCGGGGATTTCTCGTTCTCGTTCGGCATGACGTTTCTCCTCTCGGCGCCCGAGATGTTCACGCCTCGTGCCAATGGCGTCCGCAGGTAAATCCCGTGCTTGGCGCGCGACCGCCAGGGCGGCAGTTTCGCCCCCGTAACCAAACGTTACCGAGGACGCTCGACTCCCCGGCGTAGCGGGATGCCATTACGGTTGGCAGGTCGGCGGAAATTGCACGTCGAGTGAGATCGGCGCCGTCACCGGATTGTTCGGCCACTGCAGAACGCCCGTGGTCAGCACCGTCCCGGCGGTGTCGGTCAAGCGCAGTCTGGACGGCAGACCCTTGGCCGATTCCAGGCGGAAAAAACCGTAGTCGCTGAGCGGCAGGCTCTGCCAGTTTAGATCGGTGCCGACGACGTACTCGACCTTCACCACGCGGTTGACGACATTGCGCAAGGCGACCTCCCAGTAGTACTGGCCGCTGCCGTCTTTCAGCGACGCCATGATCGGGCTTTGCACTGGACACGGCACCCACCGCCATTGCAGCGCGGCCACGCCGGTGCCGGGCGGCGCCACCTTCAGCAAGGCCGCTTCGCTGATCGAGATGCGATCTCCGTTCGGGCCCGGCGAGACCGGATAGCGATCGACGACAGTGGCGATCACCTTGCCTTGCTGGCCCGACACTTCCAGGCACGAGCCGCAGGCGGCGCCAGCCGCGTACAGCTGATCGTCGACCGCGGCCGCGTAGGCCGGCAGCTCATTGATCGGATAGCTGCAGTTGCCCTGGCCGACCAGCCACTCGTCGATTTGTCCAGTCGTTGACCCGCCACAAGCCGGCAGCGGCGGCCTCGCTTCGACGGGCGGCGGGCCAGTGTCGGCCACCGGATTCGTGTCGACCGGCGCAGAATCGTCCGGCAGGACGTCGCGTACCGCTTGCGCGTCGACCAGCGGCACCAGGTGGCTGTCGATCACCGCCACTCCGTCGATCGCCGGCGCGGCCCCGTCAGGCAACTCGACCATCACCACATCCGGCGCGCCGACGCTGCCGTCGGGGCTCGGGATGGGCGGCGGCTGATCCCCCCGGCTGGACAGCGATGCATCGCCAGCGTCATTGGCCGACGGCTGACATCCACATATCAGGAGCGCACAAACAATCCAGCGACGACAGCCCATCACGTGGATTCACAGCAACCGCCTTGCCAGTTCTACAAGCACGATGGTCGAACCGGTTCCCGGCGCGTTTGGCGCCCGGCGCGTCGTCAGTGGCACGATTCGATGCTCGATTCGGCACGGGTCACCGTGCACC harbors:
- a CDS encoding POTRA domain-containing protein, with protein sequence MLLAAWDPCGSRPSFFYRGQRQVVTADPRRQFFLAAVLAVVEVACAHDRYSTGTGTWVHDLRIEGNHALSGADVTDKLATQKTGWWPFASKKWFDQAAFDLDLKRVTAFYADRGYFDARVVSHAVNPHGRKGDAVDVVITVQENSPTEIAAVRWQGFPAAQQPRARKEADSWKVEPGHRFDYPAYSAVKQAVDEKTKAAGYAYGSVSGQVNVDRDRHAADIAFDDRPGPLVRFGRTRIEGNGRIPTWKLMRRVAWKEGDLYDPADLATTQGGLYHLGVFSSVRIDLPPEPTDVADVVVRVKPGPLRELRLGTGLGVDRAREEARLRAEWTISNFLGGLRQLRLRSLPAYVVIPSVTDIQRNGFAAENDIELTQPDAFGTTATLHALAGYDLGIAEGYQYYGPRGQLGGSQTLWRHRLLAGASWNLQYLTFFNVDQDVFGGASEQFFGFRNPYRLAYFEEFAQLDLRNRPLDPTAGAYFSVHVEEGDPAVGSAFHYVKISPDVRAYAPLSRRVVLAGRATVGWISPYGGDDSPITRRFRLGGPADHRGFGFGRLSPQALDNQGRLIPYGGDGAVLLSGESRFDVTKFGGNWLSLIPFVDAGDVTTHFSELDLRRLHVATGLDAGYTTVIGIVRAGAAVRLNRVGAGNPDPGERFAYHITVGEAF
- a CDS encoding expansin EXLX1 family cellulose-binding protein; translated protein: MGCRRWIVCALLICGCQPSANDAGDASLSSRGDQPPPIPSPDGSVGAPDVVMVELPDGAAPAIDGVAVIDSHLVPLVDAQAVRDVLPDDSAPVDTNPVADTGPPPVEARPPLPACGGSTTGQIDEWLVGQGNCSYPINELPAYAAAVDDQLYAAGAACGSCLEVSGQQGKVIATVVDRYPVSPGPNGDRISISEAALLKVAPPGTGVAALQWRWVPCPVQSPIMASLKDGSGQYYWEVALRNVVNRVVKVEYVVGTDLNWQSLPLSDYGFFRLESAKGLPSRLRLTDTAGTVLTTGVLQWPNNPVTAPISLDVQFPPTCQP